A part of Planctomycetota bacterium genomic DNA contains:
- the ugpC gene encoding sn-glycerol-3-phosphate ABC transporter ATP-binding protein UgpC, producing the protein MAEIEAERVTRIFPGGVRAVDGVSLRVRDGEFVALVGPSGCGKTTLLRLVAGLDEATSGTIRIGGRAVNDLPPARRDLAMVFQNYALYPHMTVFENLSFGLRLRRTPREEIDRRVRETARMLGIEDLLDRRPRELSGGQRQRVALGRAIVRRPQAFLFDEPLSNLDAQLRVRVRAELKRIHRELGTTSLYVTHDQEEAMTLADRVVVLKDGRVQQEGTPLEIYERPRNRFVASFVGTPPMNFLAGRIRAENGHACFEAEGVRVDLGPFWARRAGRPVVLGIRPEHLSERPPGPAAGTLRVRVGVVQPLGDRKDVSLVTPGRETLVGRFDARAGLREGDECTLYLDPGRTRFFEPETGEALGGEEGA; encoded by the coding sequence GTGGCGGAGATCGAAGCGGAGCGCGTGACGCGGATCTTTCCGGGGGGCGTCCGGGCCGTGGACGGAGTCTCCCTGCGGGTGCGGGACGGGGAGTTCGTGGCGCTCGTGGGCCCCTCCGGGTGCGGCAAGACGACGCTCCTGCGGCTGGTGGCGGGCCTGGACGAGGCCACGTCGGGGACGATCCGCATCGGCGGGCGGGCGGTGAACGACCTTCCGCCGGCCCGGCGCGACCTGGCGATGGTCTTCCAGAACTACGCGCTTTATCCCCACATGACGGTCTTCGAGAACCTCTCCTTCGGGCTGCGCCTGCGGCGCACCCCGCGGGAGGAGATCGACCGCCGCGTCCGCGAAACGGCGCGGATGCTCGGCATCGAGGATCTGCTCGACCGCCGCCCCCGCGAGCTTTCGGGCGGCCAGCGCCAGCGGGTGGCCCTGGGACGGGCGATCGTCCGGCGCCCCCAGGCGTTTCTCTTCGACGAGCCGCTCAGCAACCTCGACGCGCAACTGCGCGTGCGCGTGCGCGCGGAGCTCAAGCGGATCCACCGGGAGCTCGGCACGACCTCCCTCTACGTCACCCACGACCAGGAGGAGGCCATGACCCTGGCGGATCGGGTCGTGGTGCTCAAGGACGGGCGCGTCCAGCAGGAGGGGACCCCTCTGGAGATCTACGAGCGCCCGCGCAACCGCTTCGTGGCGTCGTTCGTCGGCACGCCCCCCATGAACTTCCTGGCCGGCCGGATCCGCGCGGAAAACGGCCACGCCTGCTTCGAGGCGGAAGGGGTGCGCGTGGATCTGGGGCCTTTCTGGGCGCGCCGGGCGGGGCGCCCGGTGGTGCTCGGGATCCGTCCCGAGCACCTTTCTGAACGCCCGCCGGGTCCGGCGGCCGGCACCCTGCGGGTGCGCGTCGGCGTCGTCCAGCCGCTCGGCGATCGCAAGGACGTGTCGCTCGTGACGCCGGGACGGGAGACGCTGGTGGGCCGTTTCGACGCCCGCGCGGGGCTTCGGGAAGGCGACGAATGCACGCTCTATCTGGATCCCGGGCGGACCCGGTTCTTCGAGCCGGAGACGGGAGAGGCGCTCGGCGGGGAGGAGGGAGCATGA
- a CDS encoding GntR family transcriptional regulator → MTPALPARKLLQDRAYEEIKALIQNGSLPSGGFLSERALARRLRMSTTPVRLALGRLAHEGFVSISPQQGIVVREPSIQEVVDLFDLREALESFVVRRLAGRLSAEQARLLRENLRRQEEAARAGDTLGLTHLDAEFHLLLCRFHGNREIEQTLWRLRDKLHRVILRVMSQLPGRPQEAVREHAAIAEAVLRGQADRAAERIVRHLEFGRKFLVSR, encoded by the coding sequence ATGACTCCGGCGCTTCCGGCCCGAAAGCTGCTCCAGGACCGCGCGTACGAGGAGATCAAGGCCCTCATTCAGAACGGATCCCTTCCTTCGGGCGGTTTCCTTTCCGAGCGCGCGCTCGCCCGCCGGCTCCGGATGAGCACGACCCCCGTGAGGCTGGCGCTCGGCCGCCTGGCGCACGAAGGGTTCGTCTCGATTTCCCCTCAGCAGGGCATCGTGGTCCGGGAACCCTCGATCCAGGAAGTCGTGGACCTCTTCGACCTGCGGGAGGCTCTGGAGTCCTTCGTGGTGCGGCGGCTGGCGGGGCGGCTTTCGGCCGAGCAGGCGCGGCTCCTGCGGGAGAATCTGCGGCGCCAGGAGGAGGCGGCGCGGGCGGGGGACACGCTCGGGCTCACCCATCTGGACGCGGAATTTCATCTTCTGCTCTGCCGCTTCCACGGGAACCGGGAGATCGAACAGACCCTCTGGCGGCTGCGCGACAAACTGCACCGGGTGATCCTGCGGGTCATGAGTCAGCTTCCCGGCCGTCCCCAGGAAGCGGTGCGGGAGCACGCCGCCATCGCGGAGGCGGTTCTTCGAGGTCAGGCGGATCGGGCCGCCGAGCGGATCGTGCGCCATCTGGAATTCGGGCGGAAGTTTCTCGTCTCGCGGTGA